The Deltaproteobacteria bacterium HGW-Deltaproteobacteria-4 DNA window ATGCGCTGGCAGCAGCGGATATGGCGATGAAAGATTCTGCTTTGGTGATTAATGAAGCGAATGCCGAGCGGGTCGGTGTCCTTGTCGGTTCCGGCCTTGGGGGTTTGCCGACCATCGAAAAATATCACGAAGCCCTCGGCGAAGGCGGCTATAAGAAGGTTACGCCCTTCTTCATTCCGATGCTTATTATCAACCTCGCCCCCGGGCAGATTTCCATCCGTTATGGTGCCAAGGGTCCCAATTTCTCAGCCGTCTCTGCCTGTGCGGCGGGGACGCACGCGATCGGTGAAGCCTACCATGTCATTCGCCGTGGCGATGCCGATGCGATGATTACCGGTGGCGCCGAGTCGACGATCACTCCGCTGGCGATTGCCGGCTTCAATGCCATGAAAGCTCTTTCGACCCGCAACGATGATCCGCAGGGCGCCAGTCGTCCCTTTGACAAGGATCGCGATGGTTTCGTCATGGGCGAAGGCGCCGGTATTCTTATCCTCGAAGAGTACGAAGGGGCGAAGGCGCGCGGCGCGAAAATTTATGCCGAAGTGGTCGGTTACGGCCTGTCTGGCGATGCTTATCATCTCACTGCCCCTGCCCCAGAAGGTGAAGGGGCGGCCCGCTGCATGAAGATGGCTTTGCATAACGCTCGCCTCAATCCGGAAGAGGTCGATTATATCAATGCCCATGGCACCTCGACCCCTTTCAACGATTATTATGAAACTCTGGCGATTAAATCAGCCCTTGGTGCCCATAGTCGTAAAGTCATGATCAGTTCGACTAAAGGGATGACCGGGCACGCCCTCGGCGCTGCCGGTGGCATTGAAGCGGTCTTTTCTCTCCTCGCCATGGAGCGTGGTGTCGTTCCGCCGACGATCAACTACACAACGCCTGATCCTGACTGTGATCTCGATTATGTTGCCAATACCGCCCGTCAGGCGAAGGTGAATGTCGCGGTGAGTAATTCCCTCGGATTTGGCGGCACCAACGCGACTATAATCTTTAAGAAGGTCTGAAGATGATTGCCATTGGCAGTGACCACGGTGGTTTGCAGCTCAAAGACGCCATCAGAAATTATCTAGTTGGTCGCGGCTTGACAGTCGATGACCTCGGTACCAATAATGAAGAATCGGTCGATTACCCTGATTTCGGGGCGCGGGTGGCGCAAGCCGTCTCCAGTCAGGCCATCGCTAAAGGTATTCTGATCTGTGGCACCGGCATCGGTATGTCGATCGCAGCTAACAAATTCCCTGGTATTCGTGCCGCCCTGGTTTGGGATGATTTTACCGCGCAGATGGCCAAAGAGCACAATGATGCCAACATTCTTGTGCTCGGCGGACGGGTCCTTGCTGTCGATGATGCCTGCCGTATGGTCGGAATCTGGCTCGATACCGCCTTTGCCGGCGGTCGCCATCAGGGACGTCTCGACAAAATTGCGCAAATTGAAGAGGATGTCCGGCACGGACGTCTCTAGATTTTGCAAGGTTTCGCCTGTCAAGGCAGGCTTCGGCCTGCCTTTTCTTATTCAAGGCAGTTTCCCCTTTATCAATCCCTTATCCGGAGGTGACAGACCATGTCTGACCGTCTGAAGCAATTTGATCCGCAGATCGACGCGGCGATCCATCACGAGACCGAGCGCCAGGAGCACAACCTTGAATTTATCGCTTCAGAGAATTTTGTCAGCGAAAATGTTCTGGAAGCACAAGGTTCAGTCCTGACCAATAAATATGCGGAAGGCTACCCCGGAAAGCGTTACTATGGGGGTTGCGATATCGTTGATATCGCAGAGAATCTGGCGATCGACCGGGCCAAGGAGCTCTTCGGTGCCGAGCATGCCAATGTCCAGCCCCATTCCGGTTCGCAGGCAAACATGGCTGTCTATTTCGCCGAGTGTCAGCCCGGTGCAACGATCCTCGGGATGAATCTGGCGCATGGCGGGCATTTGACTCACGGCTCTCCGGTCAACTTTTCCGGAAAACTTTTTAACGTCGTCCCCTACGGGGTCAAGCGTGAAACCGGCCGGATCGATTACGACGAAGTGGAGGCTCTCGCTAAGGAGCATCGGCCGAAGATGATCGTTGTCGGCGCGAGCGCTTATCCGCGCGCCATCGATTTCAAAGCTTTCCGTCAGGTCGCCGATCAGGTCGGGGCGGTGGTTATGGTCGATATGGCCCATATCTCCGGACTCGTTGCCGCTGGCGTTCACGCCAATCCGGTCCCGGATGCCGAGTATGTGACCACGACCACTCACAAGACCTTGCGCGGCCCGCGCGGCGGCATGATCCTGTGCCGGGAAGAGTTTGCCAAGAAACTCAACAGCAACATCTTCCCGGGGATTCAGGGCGGACCGTTGATGCACGTCATCGCCGCCAAGGCCGTGGCCTTCAAGGAAGCGTTGCAGCCGGAGTTTAAGCTTTATGCGCAGCAGGTGGTGAAGAATGCCCAGGCTTTGGCCGGAGCGCTGATGGAGCGAGGTTTCAACCTTGTCTCCGGCGGCACCGATAACCATCTCATGCTTGTCGATCTCTCCGGCACCGAACTGACCGGCAAACTTGCCGAAGCGACTC harbors:
- the fabF gene encoding beta-ketoacyl-[acyl-carrier-protein] synthase II, which codes for MRRVVVTGIGVVSALGTGVEKNWDALLQGHSGVDRITRFDASDLPTQIAGEIKDFNAEEFIDKKEIKKMDLFIQYALAAADMAMKDSALVINEANAERVGVLVGSGLGGLPTIEKYHEALGEGGYKKVTPFFIPMLIINLAPGQISIRYGAKGPNFSAVSACAAGTHAIGEAYHVIRRGDADAMITGGAESTITPLAIAGFNAMKALSTRNDDPQGASRPFDKDRDGFVMGEGAGILILEEYEGAKARGAKIYAEVVGYGLSGDAYHLTAPAPEGEGAARCMKMALHNARLNPEEVDYINAHGTSTPFNDYYETLAIKSALGAHSRKVMISSTKGMTGHALGAAGGIEAVFSLLAMERGVVPPTINYTTPDPDCDLDYVANTARQAKVNVAVSNSLGFGGTNATIIFKKV
- the rpiB gene encoding ribose 5-phosphate isomerase B, producing MIAIGSDHGGLQLKDAIRNYLVGRGLTVDDLGTNNEESVDYPDFGARVAQAVSSQAIAKGILICGTGIGMSIAANKFPGIRAALVWDDFTAQMAKEHNDANILVLGGRVLAVDDACRMVGIWLDTAFAGGRHQGRLDKIAQIEEDVRHGRL
- the glyA gene encoding serine hydroxymethyltransferase (catalyzes the reaction of glycine with 5,10-methylenetetrahydrofolate to form L-serine and tetrahydrofolate) is translated as MSDRLKQFDPQIDAAIHHETERQEHNLEFIASENFVSENVLEAQGSVLTNKYAEGYPGKRYYGGCDIVDIAENLAIDRAKELFGAEHANVQPHSGSQANMAVYFAECQPGATILGMNLAHGGHLTHGSPVNFSGKLFNVVPYGVKRETGRIDYDEVEALAKEHRPKMIVVGASAYPRAIDFKAFRQVADQVGAVVMVDMAHISGLVAAGVHANPVPDAEYVTTTTHKTLRGPRGGMILCREEFAKKLNSNIFPGIQGGPLMHVIAAKAVAFKEALQPEFKLYAQQVVKNAQALAGALMERGFNLVSGGTDNHLMLVDLSGTELTGKLAEATLELAGITVNKNAVPFDTRSPFVTSGFRIGTPATTTRGLQEKDMLLVAGWIDRALKGHDQPELLARIRGEVQDLCQSYPLYAHRLK